The following proteins come from a genomic window of Ignavibacteriales bacterium:
- a CDS encoding polyprenol monophosphomannose synthase: protein MKAIVIIPTYNEIHNIQKLLLDLLNMYSALDILVVDDNSPDGTSQYVEKIGEKEPRVKIIKREKKMGLGTAYVAGFKYALENGYDVAIEMDADYSHDPKELEKFLEKINDYDLIIGSRYIHGVRVINWPIRRLLLSYFANLYTKIITGMPVKDGTGGFKCFRRTVLESIDLNAIHSNGYSFQIEMNYKAWKKGFRLLEVPITFTDRVQGTSKMSKKIVREAIFMVWKLRLKSIFGTLN from the coding sequence ATGAAAGCTATCGTAATAATTCCAACATACAATGAAATTCATAATATCCAAAAACTCCTTTTGGATCTACTTAATATGTATTCTGCATTGGATATATTGGTGGTAGATGATAATTCTCCCGATGGTACTTCTCAGTATGTCGAAAAAATTGGTGAAAAGGAACCACGCGTTAAAATTATTAAGCGGGAAAAGAAAATGGGTCTTGGCACTGCTTATGTCGCCGGTTTTAAATATGCTCTTGAAAACGGTTATGACGTTGCCATAGAAATGGATGCTGATTACTCTCACGACCCAAAAGAATTAGAAAAGTTTTTAGAAAAAATAAATGATTATGATTTGATAATCGGAAGCCGTTACATTCATGGTGTACGGGTTATTAACTGGCCGATTAGGAGATTGTTACTAAGTTACTTTGCAAATCTTTACACAAAAATAATTACGGGAATGCCGGTAAAAGATGGTACTGGCGGATTCAAATGTTTTCGTAGAACAGTTTTAGAATCAATTGATCTCAATGCTATACATTCGAATGGCTATTCATTCCAAATAGAAATGAATTATAAAGCATGGAAAAAAGGATTCCGACTTCTTGAAGTTCCTATAACATTTACGGATAGAGTACAAGGTACTTCTAAGATGTCAAAGAAAATTGTTCGTGAAGCAATTTTTATGGTTTGGAAACTCCGGCTAAAAAGTATTTTCGGCACACTCAATTAA
- a CDS encoding sugar transferase, which translates to MDKRTEKFFILITDFIAVNLAWILFFYLRVQSGWFELIAQPNLLLSMIAVYFYWLIIFTFVGMYRTWFALSRFDELSTLFKASFVGVFILFFLVLYDDYTTGVSTSIRFYIFLYWGIFLFVVGAGRLFIRSFQRRLLVQGIGRRNALIIGFNSKSNEIHKSITKFRELGLDVVAYAAVDEAELRKSYNNVAVVDTIHNLELVIDKYSIKNVIISLGRHEEETILEVISRCEGKNVEIKIVPDLYDIISGQAKVSQLYAFPLIDVMPELMPEWEKKIKRLMDIILSFLLIIITSPATIITSFLIKLESKGPVFYRQERSGMNGKVFKIIKFRTMVVDAEKHSGPVWSVKDDPRITRVGKFMRKVRLDEIPQAINILRGDMSFVGPRPERPFFVEKLSHEIPLYKRRLKVRPGITGWAQVKHKYDETIDDVKVKLRYDLFYIENMSLRMDFKILFRTIFVVLFGKGHFD; encoded by the coding sequence ATGGATAAAAGAACAGAAAAATTTTTCATACTAATAACAGATTTTATTGCCGTCAATCTTGCTTGGATTCTTTTCTTCTATCTGAGAGTCCAATCTGGTTGGTTTGAATTAATTGCTCAGCCGAATTTACTCCTCTCAATGATTGCGGTTTATTTCTATTGGTTAATAATTTTCACTTTTGTTGGAATGTACCGTACTTGGTTCGCTCTTTCCAGATTTGATGAACTCTCAACTCTTTTCAAAGCGTCGTTCGTAGGTGTTTTTATTTTATTCTTCCTGGTACTCTATGATGATTATACAACGGGCGTCTCAACATCAATTAGATTTTACATTTTTCTTTATTGGGGAATTTTTCTTTTTGTTGTTGGTGCTGGAAGATTATTCATCCGAAGTTTTCAAAGACGTTTGCTTGTTCAAGGAATTGGAAGAAGGAATGCGCTAATTATTGGCTTCAATTCCAAATCGAATGAAATTCATAAATCAATTACAAAATTTAGAGAACTAGGGCTGGATGTTGTTGCTTATGCTGCAGTAGATGAAGCCGAATTAAGGAAATCTTATAATAATGTTGCTGTAGTTGACACAATTCACAATTTAGAACTCGTGATAGATAAGTATTCAATTAAAAATGTAATCATTTCTCTCGGTCGTCATGAGGAAGAAACTATTCTTGAAGTTATTTCAAGGTGCGAGGGAAAAAATGTTGAGATCAAAATTGTCCCGGACTTATATGATATCATAAGCGGACAGGCAAAAGTATCTCAGTTATATGCTTTTCCATTAATTGATGTGATGCCGGAATTGATGCCGGAATGGGAGAAAAAAATAAAGAGACTGATGGATATCATACTTTCGTTCCTTCTCATTATTATAACTTCTCCGGCAACAATTATAACCTCATTCTTAATAAAATTGGAAAGCAAAGGACCGGTCTTTTACAGGCAAGAACGTTCCGGTATGAATGGAAAAGTTTTTAAAATTATAAAATTTAGAACAATGGTGGTAGATGCCGAAAAACACTCCGGTCCGGTTTGGTCTGTTAAGGATGATCCCCGGATTACACGGGTTGGAAAATTTATGCGTAAAGTCAGACTCGATGAAATTCCTCAGGCAATAAATATATTAAGAGGAGATATGAGTTTTGTTGGTCCACGTCCGGAACGTCCGTTTTTTGTCGAAAAACTATCTCATGAAATTCCGCTTTATAAACGACGGTTAAAAGTAAGACCCGGTATAACGGGCTGGGCGCAGGTAAAACATAAATATGACGAAACAATTGACGATGTGAAAGTTAAACTTCGTTATGATTTATTTTATATTGAGAACATGAGTTTAAGGATGGACTTCAAAATTCTTTTTAGAACTATTTTTGTAGTGCTTTTCGGAAAAGGGCACTTCGATTAA
- the lhgO gene encoding L-2-hydroxyglutarate oxidase — translation MKYDVILVGAGIVGLASALKILQKNNSLKLLILEKEDGVAKHQTGNNSGVIHSGIYYKPGSLKARNCVNGYKMLIDFCKENGVRYNICGKVIVATSENEIPSMENIFKRGEQNGLTGLKKLNKNELREIEPHTEGVAGIFVPQTGIIDYTEVSEKYLELINGFDAKIKLGCKVENIILKDGECEVITNEGSYQSKVVVTCAGLFADRITKITHPDLPLRLIPFRGEYYKLKDEKKKFVNSLIYPVPDPAFPFLGVHFTRMIDGEVECGPNAVLSFKREGYTKTSFNLRDTFETFSWGGFHTLIKKHWKMGMGEFYRSYNKKAFVKALNKLIPEIVEDDLIPGGAGVRAQACINDGSLLDDFYIVEDKRIIHVCNAPSPAATASLSIGDFIADKVLEKL, via the coding sequence ATGAAATACGACGTTATTCTAGTTGGCGCGGGAATAGTTGGTTTGGCTTCTGCATTAAAAATTTTGCAGAAAAATAATAGTCTCAAACTTTTAATCCTTGAAAAAGAAGATGGAGTAGCGAAACATCAAACCGGAAATAACAGCGGTGTAATTCATTCGGGTATTTATTACAAACCCGGCAGTTTGAAAGCACGCAACTGTGTAAACGGTTATAAGATGCTTATTGATTTCTGCAAAGAGAACGGAGTACGTTACAATATTTGTGGAAAAGTAATTGTTGCAACATCTGAAAATGAAATTCCATCAATGGAAAATATATTTAAGCGTGGCGAACAAAATGGTCTTACAGGATTAAAAAAACTTAATAAAAATGAGCTGAGAGAAATCGAACCTCACACTGAGGGTGTTGCCGGAATATTTGTTCCTCAAACTGGAATTATCGATTACACAGAAGTTTCTGAAAAATATCTTGAATTGATTAACGGATTTGATGCAAAGATTAAACTTGGCTGCAAAGTTGAAAATATTATTCTCAAGGATGGTGAGTGCGAAGTTATTACCAATGAAGGTTCGTATCAATCCAAAGTAGTTGTTACATGCGCCGGTTTGTTCGCTGATAGAATTACTAAAATCACACATCCTGATTTGCCTTTGCGTTTAATACCGTTCCGAGGAGAATATTACAAATTGAAAGATGAGAAAAAAAAATTTGTGAACTCGCTCATTTATCCGGTTCCCGACCCTGCTTTCCCATTTCTTGGAGTTCATTTTACTAGAATGATTGACGGGGAAGTTGAATGCGGACCCAATGCGGTGCTTTCTTTTAAGCGAGAAGGTTACACAAAAACTAGTTTTAACTTACGGGATACATTTGAAACGTTTTCATGGGGCGGATTTCATACTCTGATAAAAAAACATTGGAAAATGGGTATGGGAGAGTTTTACCGCTCTTATAACAAAAAAGCTTTTGTAAAAGCATTGAATAAATTAATTCCGGAAATTGTTGAAGATGATTTGATTCCAGGAGGAGCCGGAGTTCGAGCTCAAGCTTGTATTAATGACGGTAGTTTATTAGACGATTTTTATATCGTCGAAGATAAAAGAATTATTCATGTTTGTAACGCACCATCTCCGGCGGCTACAGCATCTTTATCAATTGGAGATTTTATAGCAGATAAAGTTTTGGAAAAATTATAG
- a CDS encoding glycosyltransferase, which translates to MILIFEIALLLVCFVIINSFVIYPVIVYLIGKNKSIKNKHESFQPTISVLIAAYNEEKVISARIKNLASQNYDLSKVEVFVGSDCSNDSTNNILLSLKNEFPWLKVFISEKRRGKAGILNDLIKQATGEILVFTDANTDFHTNAIKNLVMDFTDENIGGVCGKLVFEDEDKDRGDGVEEINYWKYETIIKNSEGNCGISLAANGGIFAIRKELYVNIPTDKAVTDDLFISLSVVSKGWKFTYRNDALAYENTGKNLGAEYMRKVRFSATNFQTLVDFGSMLLNKNKFLSYAFFSHKVTRWFLPFLLILVFILSWFLSYHNWAVFWFFILQIFFYLMALIGFVFSTLKIRIRIFSLPYFFVISNMAVVQGFIKFINRKHSVIWQSTER; encoded by the coding sequence ATGATATTAATTTTTGAAATAGCGCTTCTTTTAGTCTGTTTTGTAATAATAAATTCATTTGTGATTTACCCTGTAATAGTCTACCTGATCGGAAAAAACAAATCAATTAAAAATAAACATGAGTCCTTCCAACCAACAATTTCAGTTTTGATTGCAGCATACAATGAAGAAAAGGTAATTTCGGCACGGATAAAAAATCTTGCATCTCAAAATTATGACCTCAGTAAAGTTGAAGTATTTGTCGGGTCGGATTGCTCAAACGATTCTACTAACAATATTCTCCTTTCTTTGAAAAATGAATTTCCATGGCTAAAAGTTTTCATTTCAGAAAAACGAAGAGGAAAAGCGGGAATTCTAAATGATCTTATTAAGCAAGCTACTGGAGAAATTCTAGTCTTCACAGATGCGAATACGGATTTTCATACCAATGCTATTAAAAATCTTGTAATGGATTTTACAGATGAGAATATAGGCGGTGTTTGTGGCAAACTTGTTTTTGAAGATGAAGACAAAGATAGGGGTGACGGTGTTGAAGAAATTAATTACTGGAAATATGAGACGATAATTAAAAATTCGGAAGGAAATTGCGGAATATCTCTTGCGGCTAATGGAGGAATATTTGCAATTAGAAAAGAGTTATATGTTAATATACCAACAGATAAAGCTGTTACTGACGATCTTTTCATTTCGCTCTCTGTAGTATCAAAAGGGTGGAAATTCACTTATAGAAATGATGCATTGGCTTATGAAAATACGGGGAAAAATCTTGGAGCCGAATATATGAGAAAAGTAAGATTCAGCGCCACAAATTTTCAGACTCTCGTTGATTTCGGATCCATGCTTCTTAATAAGAATAAATTTTTAAGCTACGCTTTTTTTTCTCATAAGGTAACAAGATGGTTTTTACCGTTCTTGTTGATCCTAGTTTTTATTTTGAGCTGGTTTCTATCTTATCATAATTGGGCAGTTTTTTGGTTTTTCATTCTACAAATATTTTTTTATCTAATGGCTTTAATAGGATTCGTCTTCTCTACCTTGAAAATTAGAATACGGATTTTCTCACTTCCTTATTTTTTTGTTATCTCGAATATGGCTGTAGTTCAAGGATTTATAAAATTTATTAATAGAAAACATAGCGTAATCTGGCAATCAACCGAGAGATAA
- a CDS encoding glycosyltransferase: MISGRDIIIFNDDWGRFPSTLQHIARVLMKHNNRIYWVGSIGLRRPKINSSDLKRAVQKIFKVLFKSGKSITLNDVTPELIFPFIIPFHDFGIIRLLNTFLISKAVKKVLAKHKAVKPIFITSAPITDQLVGRLGEASAFYYCVDDYSSMDGAFKSIPGLEKKLVEKVDGVFAVSDFLLRTRKRSKGNTFYAPQGVETNHFKKIDQLAPQVNEMKKPVIGFFGLISEWIDLDVIYDCVVHYPDYTFVIIGKTVRDLSRFYDCKNFAYLGAVDYKELIKYASVFDVGLIPFELNDVSIAANPLKLLEYFSLGIPVVSSNLPEVCKFNDLVFVAKDKTEFVRMIRIAVEDNKEERNQLRMKKAEEFSWEAVTEKVFNTVLQIESQKTNS; this comes from the coding sequence ATGATTTCCGGTAGAGACATAATAATTTTTAATGACGATTGGGGAAGATTTCCATCTACTCTTCAACACATTGCGCGTGTGTTGATGAAACATAATAATCGAATTTATTGGGTCGGTTCAATTGGTCTGCGCCGACCGAAAATTAATAGCTCAGATTTAAAACGTGCCGTACAAAAAATATTTAAAGTTCTTTTTAAATCCGGAAAGAGCATTACCTTAAATGATGTTACACCGGAATTAATATTTCCTTTTATCATTCCTTTTCATGATTTCGGGATAATCAGGTTACTCAACACTTTTCTTATTTCAAAAGCGGTTAAAAAAGTTTTAGCTAAACATAAGGCGGTGAAACCGATTTTTATAACTTCCGCACCAATTACAGATCAACTTGTAGGAAGACTAGGAGAAGCCAGCGCATTTTATTATTGTGTTGATGATTATTCCTCAATGGATGGAGCATTTAAATCGATTCCGGGATTGGAAAAAAAATTAGTTGAAAAAGTTGACGGAGTATTTGCAGTGTCTGACTTTCTTCTTCGAACAAGAAAAAGATCAAAAGGAAATACTTTCTATGCGCCCCAAGGGGTTGAGACTAATCATTTTAAAAAGATAGACCAGCTTGCACCGCAAGTAAATGAAATGAAAAAACCGGTTATCGGTTTCTTCGGTTTGATCTCCGAGTGGATTGACTTGGATGTAATTTATGATTGCGTTGTTCATTATCCCGATTATACTTTTGTAATAATCGGAAAAACAGTGAGGGATTTAAGTCGCTTTTATGATTGTAAAAATTTTGCTTATTTGGGAGCGGTTGATTATAAGGAATTGATTAAATATGCTTCTGTGTTTGATGTTGGTTTAATTCCGTTTGAATTAAATGATGTTAGTATCGCTGCCAATCCCTTGAAATTGTTGGAGTATTTTTCTTTAGGAATTCCGGTTGTTTCTTCTAATTTGCCTGAAGTTTGTAAATTTAATGATCTTGTATTTGTGGCTAAGGATAAAACTGAATTTGTCCGGATGATTCGGATTGCAGTAGAAGATAATAAAGAAGAACGAAATCAATTGAGAATGAAGAAAGCCGAAGAATTTTCGTGGGAAGCTGTTACTGAAAAAGTTTTTAATACTGTTTTGCAAATTGAATCGCAAAAAACTAACTCATAA
- the wecB gene encoding UDP-N-acetylglucosamine 2-epimerase (non-hydrolyzing), whose amino-acid sequence MKKIMIVFGTRPETIKLAPVIQALKSDKYFETIVCSTGQHREMLHQVLDIFNLSVDDDLDLMKPDQTLFDITANSLTQLKSSIEKYNPDILMVQGDTTTAFTSALAAFYKKIKIAHVEAGLRSYDLFHPYPEEANRRFISVLANFNFVPTLDSKENLIKEGFDPRSIYVTGNTVVDALHQIKLKLDKPEFADQIRMNFETKYGSGLFNKKFILITLHRREKFGDELEELLRTLKELAEKYSDYNFIYPVHMNPNVTNPVSNILSKTKNFILTEPMDYLQFLYLMSKCHFIMSDSGGVQEECFVFNKPIIVMREVTERNEAVRAGYAFLTGSNREKIFTHFREIDFKLENGFNYFTTENPFGDGNASQRIVEILKQNYQTEQ is encoded by the coding sequence ATGAAAAAAATTATGATTGTCTTCGGTACTCGTCCCGAAACAATCAAACTTGCACCAGTCATACAAGCTCTTAAAAGTGATAAATATTTTGAGACAATTGTATGTTCAACCGGTCAACATCGTGAGATGCTTCATCAAGTTTTGGATATTTTTAATCTTTCTGTGGATGATGATCTAGATCTAATGAAACCGGATCAGACACTTTTTGACATTACGGCAAATTCCTTAACACAATTGAAGTCTTCAATTGAAAAGTATAATCCGGATATTTTGATGGTGCAAGGTGATACCACTACAGCTTTCACTTCCGCCTTGGCTGCCTTTTATAAAAAGATTAAAATTGCACATGTTGAAGCCGGTTTACGAAGTTATGATTTGTTTCATCCATACCCTGAAGAAGCAAACAGAAGATTTATTTCTGTGCTCGCTAATTTTAATTTTGTTCCAACTTTGGATTCAAAAGAGAATTTGATTAAAGAGGGATTTGATCCTCGATCAATTTATGTTACCGGAAATACAGTTGTTGATGCACTTCATCAAATAAAATTAAAACTGGATAAACCTGAATTTGCAGATCAAATCCGAATGAATTTTGAAACAAAATACGGTAGTGGTCTTTTTAATAAGAAATTCATTCTTATTACTCTGCACAGGAGAGAAAAATTTGGCGATGAATTAGAAGAATTGTTAAGGACGTTAAAGGAATTAGCCGAAAAATATTCGGATTACAATTTTATTTATCCGGTGCATATGAATCCAAATGTAACCAACCCTGTAAGCAATATATTAAGTAAGACGAAAAATTTTATTCTGACGGAACCAATGGATTATCTACAATTTCTTTACCTTATGAGCAAATGTCATTTCATTATGAGTGATTCAGGAGGTGTACAGGAAGAATGCTTTGTCTTTAACAAACCGATAATTGTGATGCGCGAAGTAACTGAAAGAAATGAAGCCGTAAGGGCGGGATACGCATTTCTAACAGGAAGCAATAGAGAAAAAATTTTCACTCATTTCCGGGAAATTGATTTTAAACTAGAGAACGGATTTAATTATTTCACAACCGAAAATCCGTTCGGAGATGGAAATGCCTCTCAACGAATAGTAGAAATCCTTAAACAGAATTACCAAACTGAACAATAA
- a CDS encoding glycosyltransferase family 2 protein, whose product MIDVSIVIINFNSFSLLDNCLQSLFAETRGVTFEVITVDNGSTEKGIDEIVKKYPTVKFIKNQKSVGFAAANNQGFTIAGGKYILMLNDDVIFIEDAITKVIDFSKTKNDKAIIGCKLLNEDKSYQISIVDFDSLPNLFGENLFLYKLFPVNKYLSKYHQNYTNQNFPVEVDAVKGAFLFMDREILKRLGGLDERFHFYYEETDFCYRWKNLGGKVYYYPGAEIVHIGGASTDSNLWFKYSNQHISKIQFFQKHFHGMKLILALILHELGLILRVPLYIVSGLLKADSTLIRKAVCYFRSIFLFPSKFSEIDK is encoded by the coding sequence ATGATTGACGTTTCCATCGTTATAATAAATTTCAATTCATTTTCGCTGTTGGATAATTGTCTTCAATCTTTGTTTGCCGAAACTCGAGGTGTGACTTTTGAAGTAATAACTGTTGATAACGGATCAACAGAAAAAGGTATTGATGAAATAGTAAAAAAATATCCAACGGTTAAGTTCATAAAAAATCAAAAAAGCGTTGGTTTTGCAGCAGCAAACAACCAGGGCTTTACTATTGCCGGTGGTAAATACATTCTAATGTTAAATGACGATGTGATTTTTATAGAAGATGCTATTACAAAAGTTATTGATTTTTCTAAAACAAAAAATGATAAAGCAATAATTGGATGCAAACTTCTGAATGAAGACAAATCCTATCAGATTTCAATTGTAGATTTCGATTCGCTGCCAAATCTCTTTGGAGAGAATTTATTTCTTTATAAATTATTTCCTGTGAATAAATATTTATCAAAGTATCACCAAAATTATACTAATCAAAATTTTCCTGTTGAAGTAGATGCAGTAAAGGGAGCTTTTCTTTTTATGGATCGCGAGATTTTAAAAAGACTTGGCGGGCTCGATGAAAGGTTTCATTTCTATTATGAAGAAACCGATTTTTGCTACCGTTGGAAGAATTTAGGCGGTAAAGTTTATTATTATCCGGGTGCTGAAATAGTTCATATCGGAGGAGCTAGTACAGACTCGAATCTCTGGTTCAAATATAGCAATCAGCATATTTCGAAAATTCAATTCTTTCAAAAACACTTTCATGGAATGAAATTAATTCTTGCATTAATATTGCATGAATTAGGACTGATTCTTCGTGTACCGCTTTATATTGTAAGCGGATTATTAAAAGCAGATTCAACGTTGATAAGAAAAGCGGTTTGTTATTTCCGGTCAATTTTTCTTTTCCCATCTAAATTTAGCGAGATTGATAAATGA
- a CDS encoding flippase gives MEKVTKNVFSLSFGQLISNVLNMIAIVIAIRFLGVESFGTFSSLLAVIGILSKFVDFGIEPIVFREFSKERDNFHLFNSALSLRFFIYVLLVVAFNIAAPFFNYSTREILLSNILFTTIVMSSKQVNIRELLSTPFKVNLKMHYPMTLAVLDNLILLLMVVFIPFMKDATLYFVIVYAITNIPGFILSFYYLRKKYNYKYEFTLDHGIWLLKESLPLFGFVILTTIFMQIDIVILNYYKGPYDVGIYSAGVRLTMPLSIIPGAIVTTVFPILIKRMSDRVSSDSLSNLVIKLLYFISFIIAAVFTFESASLVKLIFGAQFLPASLPASILYWCQVFLFFTFYTLVVLIAKNQQFYNFIFGAIQVIVNLGLNFLLIPKYSFLGASLAKLIASFASFVFILFIISKLGYRPSIGRYKVLLWSFLICGGLYLLSFLPVIPYLLLSPIFIFFLTLGIKLFGGEELLIFFKLVNKEESGKRFIEKYKLE, from the coding sequence ATCGAAAAAGTAACTAAAAATGTTTTCTCGCTTTCATTCGGGCAGCTAATCTCAAATGTTCTAAACATGATTGCGATAGTTATAGCTATACGCTTTCTCGGTGTTGAAAGTTTTGGAACGTTCAGCAGTTTACTTGCTGTTATTGGAATTCTTTCAAAATTCGTTGATTTCGGAATTGAACCGATAGTCTTTAGAGAATTTTCTAAAGAGAGAGATAATTTCCATCTTTTCAACAGCGCACTCTCGCTTCGTTTCTTTATTTATGTTCTTCTGGTTGTGGCATTCAATATCGCGGCACCGTTTTTTAATTATTCGACGAGAGAGATATTATTATCAAATATTCTTTTCACTACTATTGTGATGTCTTCCAAGCAAGTGAATATCCGCGAACTTCTTTCCACTCCCTTCAAAGTGAATCTTAAAATGCATTATCCAATGACACTTGCCGTATTGGATAATTTGATTCTTCTTTTAATGGTGGTATTTATTCCGTTCATGAAAGACGCTACGTTATATTTTGTTATCGTTTATGCTATTACGAACATACCGGGATTCATTCTATCGTTTTATTATTTGAGAAAAAAATATAACTACAAATATGAATTTACATTAGACCATGGAATTTGGCTTTTAAAGGAATCCTTACCGCTTTTTGGTTTTGTAATTCTTACAACAATATTTATGCAGATAGATATTGTTATTCTCAATTATTACAAAGGTCCTTATGATGTAGGTATTTACTCGGCAGGTGTAAGGTTAACAATGCCGTTGAGTATTATCCCTGGTGCAATAGTAACTACAGTATTTCCAATTTTGATTAAGAGAATGTCGGATCGGGTTAGTTCTGATTCTTTATCCAATCTAGTTATTAAACTTCTATACTTCATTTCTTTTATAATCGCAGCAGTTTTTACATTTGAGTCCGCTTCATTAGTGAAATTAATCTTCGGCGCACAATTTTTACCCGCGTCTCTACCGGCTTCAATTCTTTACTGGTGTCAGGTCTTTCTATTTTTTACTTTTTATACTCTGGTAGTTCTTATTGCGAAGAATCAACAATTTTACAATTTCATTTTCGGCGCAATTCAAGTTATTGTTAATTTGGGTCTGAATTTTTTATTAATCCCAAAATATTCTTTTCTAGGTGCTTCCTTAGCCAAGTTGATCGCAAGTTTCGCATCGTTTGTGTTTATACTTTTCATTATAAGCAAACTTGGGTATCGCCCATCAATAGGACGGTACAAAGTTTTACTCTGGTCATTTTTGATTTGTGGCGGTCTTTATCTACTTTCATTTCTTCCTGTTATTCCATACTTGCTGCTTTCGCCTATTTTTATTTTCTTTCTTACGTTAGGAATAAAGTTGTTTGGCGGAGAGGAACTTTTGATATTCTTCAAACTGGTTAATAAAGAAGAATCTGGAAAGCGATTTATTGAAAAATATAAATTGGAGTAA
- a CDS encoding glycosyltransferase — MRILIITPRIPYPPYRGDKLKIFNLSKSLAKNNSVTVLTFHENKKDFAYVTELEKFGINIQTVSLPIISSLVKTLSAVFLKIPFQVAYFSSKKMVKLIKKTIGQNDFDVIYFHLIRSAQYFDAAGDSKALKVLDFTDAVSLYLSRFADVTKNPVKKIVLKEELYRIQNYEAVAKNFDTLFICSEKDKDYLEKNKLHSNIQFLRNGFDTSQFSSSKIPFIKNRIIFTGNMPYFPNRDAAIYFTKEIFPLVRENYPTSKFYIVGQKPPRELKNLASPNIFVTGFVKDINTEYQLSEVNVVPIRFGAGTLNKVIEALALGIPTVATTMSIAGLPKELKKYILLADNPESFTDKIIYVFENESVRNDMMKEAQEVVSSLLSWDKIVGEFELYLQKRILKK; from the coding sequence GTGAGAATATTAATAATAACGCCGCGTATTCCTTATCCGCCCTACCGAGGCGACAAACTCAAAATTTTTAATCTGTCAAAATCACTTGCAAAAAACAATTCGGTCACCGTTCTAACATTTCATGAGAACAAAAAAGATTTTGCTTATGTAACTGAATTAGAAAAGTTCGGAATTAATATTCAGACGGTCTCTCTACCAATTATTTCTTCATTAGTTAAAACACTTAGTGCGGTCTTTTTAAAAATTCCGTTCCAGGTCGCCTATTTCTCATCTAAAAAAATGGTGAAACTAATAAAGAAAACAATCGGGCAGAATGATTTTGATGTAATCTATTTTCATTTAATTAGAAGCGCTCAATATTTTGATGCTGCCGGAGATTCTAAAGCTTTAAAAGTGCTTGATTTTACAGATGCAGTTTCTCTTTATCTATCAAGATTTGCAGATGTAACAAAAAATCCAGTCAAGAAAATAGTTCTGAAAGAAGAGCTTTATAGAATTCAGAATTATGAAGCAGTTGCAAAAAATTTTGATACACTATTTATTTGCTCTGAAAAAGACAAAGATTATCTTGAAAAGAATAAACTTCATTCTAACATTCAGTTTCTACGGAATGGTTTCGATACCAGCCAATTCTCATCCTCCAAAATTCCTTTTATCAAAAACAGAATTATTTTTACAGGCAACATGCCTTATTTTCCAAACAGAGATGCAGCCATTTACTTTACAAAAGAAATTTTCCCGTTGGTGAGAGAAAATTACCCTACATCAAAATTTTATATTGTTGGTCAAAAGCCTCCGAGGGAATTGAAAAACTTAGCCTCGCCAAATATATTCGTTACAGGATTTGTGAAGGATATAAATACTGAATATCAGTTAAGTGAAGTCAATGTTGTTCCCATACGCTTTGGTGCCGGTACATTAAATAAAGTTATTGAAGCTTTAGCTCTGGGAATTCCAACGGTTGCTACAACAATGTCGATTGCCGGTCTTCCTAAGGAATTGAAAAAATACATTCTTCTTGCCGATAATCCGGAATCTTTTACAGATAAGATAATTTATGTTTTTGAGAATGAATCTGTTAGAAACGATATGATGAAAGAAGCTCAAGAAGTTGTTTCATCTTTATTAAGTTGGGATAAAATAGTCGGCGAATTCGAATTGTATCTCCAAAAAAGAATTCTGAAAAAATAA